One genomic segment of Hordeum vulgare subsp. vulgare chromosome 2H, MorexV3_pseudomolecules_assembly, whole genome shotgun sequence includes these proteins:
- the LOC123430420 gene encoding C2 and GRAM domain-containing protein At5g50170-like, producing the protein MRLYVCVLEARDLPAPTDGHGGGLYARVKVGRQRARTRAVALSGPGGAAAWNEEFAFAVGEAGDEVQVVEVGVARRREEAGAGREVLGRVKLPLPPAQAASAASGRHSVPPTWFTLHPKHRRKGRAADADAADCGKILLTFSLYGENSDNSVIHSSPCPSSRSGTDVEIERANCREHSGANGVILDSPRSSAVEQTSVDNSDRSVLSDSDTVSEQEDGLVETRAAAAAATKSAYDSDAEPSVSDASFEEAMENMKSASSTPDMPDDLGGGVIFDHTYLVEAKDLNRLLFGPDSQFSKDLRELQGTTDYDEQPWTWKSQDPPSLTRTCRYTKGATKLMKDVKTIEEQTYLKADGDSFAVMTRVRTPEVPFGNCFEVVLLYKITHSPELSPGEESSRLTVSYNVEFLQSTLMKSMIEGSVRDGLKENFESFAEILSRHVKLADAAGMDKEQLLAPLQTDRQSHIRLAYKYFCNFTVISTVIMAAYVLVHILLSRPGPLMGLEFSGLDLPDTFGELITSGILVLQMERFLNMVYHFVQARIQRGGDHGVKANGDGWLLTVALLEATSLPPVSCGSVDPYVVFSCNGVTRTSSVQLQTQEPQWNEVMEFDAMEEPPAMLDVEVFNFDGPFDLAISLGHAEINFLKRTPTELADIWVPLEGKLAQTCQSRLHLRIFLENTKGPETSMRDYLNKMEKEVGKKLHVRSPHRNSTFQKLFSLPHEEFLIADYACSLKRKLPLQGRLFLSTRIVGFYANLFGHKTKFFFLWDDVEEVEVLPPSFTTVGTPSLVFMLKSGRGLDAKNGAKSQDKEGRLKFQFHSFASFNKASRTIIGLWKTKSSAIEQRAKMEEDQEDESYDDLDDVQSVLSTGDVTLSKEYAVEHPIDADLLMGVFDGGPLETRTMSRVGCLDYTATPWEETKPGVLERHASYKFNRYMSIFGGEVVSTQLKSPSEDGDGWTVYDVMTLRNVPFGDYFRVHLRYDVRRVASSEPAAPSPPSCRCEVLVGIEWLKSSKFQKRIARNICDKLAHRAKEVLEVAGKEIASAMSGSAQAG; encoded by the exons ATGCGGCTCTACGTGTGCGTGCTGGAGGCGCGGGACCTCCCGGCGCCGACAGACGGGCACGGCGGCGGGCTCTACGCGAGGGTGAAGGTGGGGAGGCAGAGGGCGCGGACGCGGGCGGTGGCGCTTTCGGGCCCGGGCGGCGCGGCGGCGTGGAACGAGGAGTTCGCGTTCGCGGTGGGGGAGGCGGGGGACGAGGTGCAGGTGGTGGAGGTCGGCGTTGCGCGGCGCCGGGAGGAGGCaggggccgggagggaggtgctgGGCAGGGTCAAGCTGCCGCTGCCGCCCGCGCAGGCCGCCTCCGCCGCCAGCGGGAGGCACTCGGTGCCGCCGACGTGGTTCACGCTGCACCCCAAGCACCGCCGGAAGGGCCGcgccgccgacgccgacgccgcgGATTGCG GGAAGATCCTTCTCACATTCTCACTCTACGGAGAGAACAGTGACAATTCTGTCATCCACTCATCTCCCTGTCCGAGCTCCAGGAGTGGCACGGATGTTGAAATCGAGAGAGCAAATTGCAGGGAACATTCAGGTGCCAACGGCGTGATACTTGATTCCCCAAGGAGTTCTGCAGTGGAACAAACTTCTGTAGATAATTCTGACCGTTCGGTACTATCAGATTCTGATACAGTTTCTGAACAAGAGGATGGTCTGGTAGAGACtcgtgcagcagcagcagcagcaacaaagagTGCATATGATAGTGACGCTGAGCCGTCTGTCTCAGATGCAAGCTTTGAAGAAGCCATGGAGAACATGAAGTCAGCGAGTAGTACACCAGACATGCCGGATGATCTCGGCGGCGGCGTAATCTTTGACCACACTTACCTCGTGGAGGCGAAAGATTTGAACCGTCTTCTCTTTGGACCTGATTCCCAATTTTCCAAGGACCTGCGTGAGCTGCAGGGCACCACGGACTACGACGAACAGCCATGGACATGGAAGAGCCAGGACCCTCCTAGCTTAACCAGGACATGCCGGTACACCAAAGGGGCAACAAAACTCATGAAAGATGTCAAAACCATCGAGGAACAGACCTATCTCAAAGCTGACGGCGACAGTTTTGCCGTCATGACTAGGGTTCGTACTCCTGAAGTTCCATTTGGGAACTGCTTTGAGGTTGTTTTGCTCTACAAAATAACCCATTCCCCTGAGTTGTCACCAGGTGAAGAGAGCTCACGTCTGACTGTATCGTACAACGTGGAGTTCCTCCAGAGTACATTGATGAAAAGCATGATCGAGGGAAGTGTTCGGGATGGACTCAAAGAGAACTTCGAAAGCTTTGCAGAAATTTTGTCTCGGCATGTGAAGTTGGCTGATGCTGCAGGGATGGATAAAGAGCAGCTGTTGGCACCACTGCAGACAGATAGACAGTCACATATCAGACTTGCTTACAAGTATTTTTGCAATTTTACCGTGATCTCGACGGTAATTATGGCGGCGTATGTTCTTGTGCACATCCTTCTTTCTAGGCCAGGCCCACTTATGGGCCTCGAGTTCAGTGGTCTAGATTTACCTGACACATTTGGGGAGCTGATCACATCAGGCATACTAGTTCTTCAGATGGAGCGTTTTCTGAATATGGTATATCATTTTGTCCAAGCAAGAATACAACGAG GAGGTGATCACGGGGTTAAGGCAAATGGTGACGGTTGGCTATTAACTGTAGCTCTGctagaggccacaagcttgccgccTGTTTCTTGTGGGTCAGTAGACCCTTACGTCGTGTTCAGCTGTAATGGTGTAACGAGGACAAGCTCTGTCCAACTTCAGACTCAGGAACCTCAATGGAATG AGGTAATGGAGTTTGATGCCATGGAAGAGCCACCTGCTATGTTGGATGTTGAGGTCTTCAATTTTGATGGGCCATTCGACTTGGCTATATCACTGGGACATGCAGAAATTAACTTTCTTAAACGCACACCAACAGAACTAGCAGATATATGGGTACCACTGGAGGGAAAACTAGCTCAGACATGCCAGAGTAGGCTACatttgagaatatttctggagAATACTAAAGGACCCGAGACATCAATGAGAGATTATCTTAATAAGATGGAGAAGGAAGTCGGTAAGAAG TTACATGTTCGGTCACCGCACAGAAATTCAACATTCCAGAAGCTTTTTAGTTTGCCTCACGAAGAGTTTCTTATAGCAGACTATGCATGCTCCTTAAAGAGGAAATTGCCGCTGCAG GGAAGGCTATTTCTGTCAACCAGAATAGTTGGTTTCTATGCTAATCTGTTTGGCCATAAAACGAAATTCTTCTTTCTGTGGgacgacgtcgaggaagtcgaagtGTTACCTCCATCTTTCACAACAGTAGGCACCCCATCATTGGTGTTCATGTTAAAGAGTGGGCGTGGGCTTGACGCCAAGAACGGCGCGAAGTCGCAAGACAAGGAAGggaggctgaaattccagttccaTTCATTTGCGTCGTTCAACAAGGCTAGTAG GACAATCATTGGTCTGTGGAAAACAAAGTCCTCAGCTATTGAACAGAGGGCCAAGATGGAAGAAGATCAAGAAGACGAGAGCTATGACGATCTTGACGACGTTCAGTCTGTGTTGAGCACTGGAGACGTTACCCTCTCAAAGGAGTATGCAGTGGAACATCCTattgat GCAGATCTGCTGATGGGGGTGTTCGACGGTGGGCCCCTGGAGACCCGGACGATGAGCAGGGTGGGGTGCCTGGACTACACGGCGACCCCGTGGGAGGAGACCAAGCCGGGGGTTCTGGAGCGGCACGCCAGCTACAAGTTCAACCGCTACATGTCCATCTTCGGCGGCGAGGTGGTGAGCACCCAGCTGAAGTCGCCGTCGGAGGACGGCGACGGGTGGACGGTGTACGACGTGATGACGCTGCGCAACGTCCCCTTCGGCGACTACTTCCGGGTGCATCTGAGGTACGACGTCCGGAGGGTGGCGTCGTCGGAGCCGGCGGCGCCGTCGCCACCGAGCTGCCGGTGCGAGGTGCTGGTGGGCATCGAGTGGCTCAAGAGCAGCAAGTTCCAGAAGCGGATCGCGAGGAACATCTGCGACAAGCTGGCCCACAGGGCCAAGGAGGTCCTCGAGGTGGCCGGCAAGGAGATAGCCTCGGCGATGTCGGGCTCGGCTCAGGCTGGCTGA